The following are encoded in a window of Candidatus Fluviicola riflensis genomic DNA:
- a CDS encoding peptidoglycan synthetase — protein sequence MNVHFIAIGGSAMHNLAIALSRKGATVTGSDDEIFEPSRTRLDKQGILPETIGWFAEKITPSLDAVILGMHAREDNPELLRAKELNIPIYSYPEYLYEQSKTKHRIVIGGSHGKTTITSMLLHVVNRLGIEADYMVGAQLEGYDCMVKLTETAPFMILEGDEYLSSPIDRRPKFHLYQPDTAIISGIAWDHINVFPTWENYIEQFRIFCNKINPSGVLIYNTEDETVKQLGEEQVGRLKLKPYKTPAYRVADKGTVLSFDGNDYDLQLFGAHNLQNLMGAMLLGESMGISNHDFLTAIETFTGAGKRLQKVVETETFTMFKDFAHSPSKLKATTKAVKEQYAGRKVVACMELHTFSSLKKEFLPHYDNTMNAADKALVYFSEEVVKHKKLEPITKEQVQEAFGGNVTVVNNTDDVLAFIRAENWDNSVLLMMSSGNFDGIDYDQLGEELIN from the coding sequence ATGAATGTTCATTTTATCGCAATTGGCGGCAGCGCCATGCACAATTTAGCAATCGCGCTTTCTCGCAAAGGTGCAACGGTTACAGGCTCGGATGACGAGATCTTTGAACCGTCGAGAACACGTTTGGATAAACAGGGAATTCTTCCTGAAACCATTGGCTGGTTTGCTGAAAAGATTACGCCTTCGTTGGATGCTGTGATCCTTGGAATGCACGCCCGGGAAGATAATCCTGAATTGCTGAGGGCCAAAGAACTCAACATTCCGATTTATTCGTATCCTGAATATTTATACGAGCAAAGTAAAACAAAGCACCGAATCGTTATCGGCGGCAGCCATGGGAAAACCACAATTACGTCGATGCTTTTACACGTTGTAAATCGCCTGGGAATAGAAGCCGATTATATGGTTGGGGCGCAGCTTGAAGGATATGATTGTATGGTGAAACTCACCGAAACGGCACCATTTATGATCCTGGAAGGTGATGAATATTTGAGTTCACCGATTGATCGCAGGCCAAAGTTTCATCTATATCAGCCCGATACAGCGATTATCAGCGGAATTGCGTGGGACCATATCAATGTATTCCCAACCTGGGAAAACTATATTGAACAGTTCCGGATTTTTTGCAATAAAATCAATCCCAGCGGCGTATTGATCTACAATACCGAAGACGAAACGGTGAAACAACTCGGCGAGGAACAAGTCGGTAGGTTGAAATTGAAACCGTATAAAACACCTGCTTATCGAGTAGCTGACAAAGGAACGGTTCTTTCTTTTGACGGAAACGACTACGACTTACAGCTTTTCGGAGCGCACAACCTGCAAAACCTGATGGGAGCAATGCTGTTGGGCGAATCGATGGGCATTTCCAATCATGATTTTCTAACAGCGATTGAAACCTTTACCGGAGCAGGAAAACGCTTACAAAAAGTGGTTGAAACCGAAACGTTTACAATGTTTAAAGATTTTGCGCATTCACCCTCAAAACTGAAAGCAACTACCAAAGCGGTGAAAGAACAGTATGCCGGCCGAAAAGTGGTGGCTTGTATGGAATTGCATACGTTTTCATCGTTGAAAAAGGAATTTTTGCCTCATTACGACAACACGATGAATGCGGCAGATAAAGCGTTGGTTTATTTCAGTGAGGAAGTCGTGAAACACAAAAAGCTGGAACCGATCACCAAAGAACAAGTGCAGGAAGCTTTTGGAGGAAACGTAACAGTTGTGAATAACACGGATGATGTATTGGCGTTTATTCGTGCTGAAAATTGGGATAATTCAGTGCTGCTGATGATGTCGTCAGGGAATTTTGACGGGATTGATTATGATCAGTTAGGGGAGGAATTAATCAACTAA
- the efp gene encoding elongation factor P — MATTADIRNGLCMKHNDKLCQVIEFQHVKPGKGPAFVRTKLRMIETGKVIDNTFSAGHKIEIVRIENREYQYLYQEGAEYVFMNNETFEQVNIPGKMIEKPGFLLEGMVCNILYHAEEEMPLVLELPMYIISEVTYTEPGVKGDTATNSMKPATIATGAEVRVPLFIDMGEVIKIDTRTGVYVERVKN; from the coding sequence ATGGCAACCACAGCAGATATACGCAACGGACTGTGCATGAAGCACAATGACAAGTTATGTCAGGTTATCGAATTTCAACACGTAAAACCAGGTAAAGGTCCTGCTTTTGTACGTACAAAATTACGTATGATCGAAACAGGTAAGGTAATTGACAACACGTTCTCTGCCGGTCATAAAATAGAAATCGTACGCATCGAAAACCGTGAATACCAATACCTTTATCAGGAAGGTGCTGAATACGTATTCATGAACAACGAAACGTTTGAACAGGTAAATATTCCAGGGAAAATGATCGAAAAACCAGGGTTCCTGTTAGAAGGAATGGTTTGCAACATTTTATACCATGCCGAAGAAGAAATGCCATTGGTATTGGAATTGCCAATGTACATTATCTCTGAAGTGACGTATACTGAACCTGGTGTGAAAGGCGATACCGCTACCAACTCTATGAAACCGGCTACAATTGCTACAGGAGCTGAAGTTCGTGTTCCGTTGTTCATCGATATGGGCGAAGTAATCAAAATTGATACACGTACAGGTGTTTACGTAGAACGCGTAAAAAACTAA
- a CDS encoding spermidine synthase — protein MSTALGNHILVEFMGCDPHIMNDVSSIERDMVGAAQKAGATVINSTFHHFSPYGVSGVVVIQESHLAIHTWPEYGYAAVDLFTCGEMDAWISFDYLKECFGAKNYSALEMKRGAVQLLTRNDFDITSMRQKAAEWTNPEMYTRNVWFTDKDADQAISLRYTGEVFFDVQSPYQRVRILESPKYGKLLALDDMFMTTEADEFHYHEMISHPAMFTHGNAKNILVIGGGDGGTVREILRHKGVEKVTMVEIDGEVIKACKEFLPKIAAAFDDPKLELIVGDGIAYAKEAADNSYDIIIVDGSDPVGPAEGLFSVEFYRNCHRALKPGGILVAQGESPKFNEQAFTELNITLQHIFGKENAPVSLFYVPTYPTGMWSFQYGLKDAAHPKSVSNTAEIDAFVAEKGLRYYNSELQQASFALPNFVKQLING, from the coding sequence ATGAGTACAGCTTTGGGGAACCATATCCTTGTGGAGTTTATGGGGTGCGATCCGCACATTATGAATGATGTATCATCTATTGAGCGCGACATGGTCGGTGCAGCTCAAAAGGCCGGTGCAACCGTCATTAATTCTACATTTCACCATTTTTCACCGTATGGTGTTTCGGGTGTAGTTGTTATCCAGGAAAGCCATTTGGCAATCCACACATGGCCCGAGTATGGCTATGCTGCGGTTGATTTGTTCACTTGCGGTGAAATGGATGCATGGATTTCATTCGACTACCTAAAAGAATGCTTCGGCGCCAAAAACTATTCGGCATTGGAAATGAAACGTGGCGCGGTGCAATTACTGACACGCAACGATTTCGACATTACTTCTATGCGTCAGAAAGCGGCCGAATGGACCAATCCTGAAATGTATACCCGCAACGTTTGGTTTACGGACAAAGATGCCGATCAGGCAATTTCATTGCGTTATACCGGTGAAGTGTTTTTCGATGTCCAATCGCCTTATCAGCGTGTTCGTATCCTTGAATCACCGAAATATGGAAAACTGCTGGCGTTGGATGATATGTTCATGACAACCGAAGCCGATGAATTCCACTACCATGAAATGATTTCTCACCCTGCTATGTTTACCCATGGAAATGCCAAAAATATTTTGGTGATCGGTGGTGGTGATGGTGGAACAGTGCGTGAAATCCTGCGTCACAAAGGCGTTGAGAAAGTAACGATGGTTGAAATCGATGGTGAGGTAATCAAGGCTTGTAAAGAATTCTTACCGAAAATTGCCGCTGCGTTCGATGATCCGAAACTGGAACTGATCGTGGGCGACGGAATTGCTTACGCAAAGGAAGCTGCAGATAATTCATACGATATTATTATAGTAGATGGTTCCGATCCTGTTGGACCGGCTGAAGGATTGTTCTCTGTGGAATTCTACCGCAACTGTCATCGTGCTTTGAAACCAGGCGGAATTTTAGTCGCTCAGGGAGAATCGCCAAAATTCAACGAACAAGCGTTCACAGAATTAAACATCACATTACAGCATATTTTCGGGAAAGAAAACGCGCCTGTTTCTTTATTCTATGTTCCGACCTACCCTACTGGAATGTGGAGTTTCCAATACGGATTAAAAGACGCGGCTCACCCGAAATCGGTTTCCAATACTGCAGAAATTGATGCTTTTGTTGCCGAAAAAGGCCTTCGTTATTACAACAGCGAACTACAGCAGGCAAGTTTTGCGTTACCTAACTTCGTGAAACAACTCATCAATGGCTGA